A single Mustela lutreola isolate mMusLut2 chromosome X, mMusLut2.pri, whole genome shotgun sequence DNA region contains:
- the ARMCX3 gene encoding armadillo repeat-containing X-linked protein 3 codes for MGYARKVGWVTAGLVIGAGACYCIYRLTRGRKQNKEKMAEGGSGDVDDVGDCPGARYNDWSDDDDDSSENKGIVWYPPWARIGTEAGTRARARARARATRARRAVQKRASPNSDDTILSPQELQKVLCLVEMSEKPYILEAALIALGNNAAYAFNRDIIRDLGGLPIVAKILNTRDPIVKEKALIVLNNLSVNAENQRRLKIYMNQVCDDTITSRLNSSVQLAGLRLLTNMTVTNEYQHMLANSISDFFRLFSAGNEETKFQVLKLLLNLAENPAMARELLRAQVPSSLGSLFNKKENKEVILKLLVIFENINDNFKWEENEPTQNAFSEGSLFFFLKEFQVCADKILGIESHHDFLVKVKVGKFMAKLAEHMFPKTQE; via the coding sequence ATGGGCTACGCCAGGAAAGTAGGCTGGGTGACTGCGGGACTGGTGATTGGCGCTGGAGCCTGCTATTGCATTTATAGACTGACCcggggaagaaaacagaacaagGAGAAAATGGCTGAGGGTGGGTCTGGGGATGTTGATGATGTTGGGGACTGCCCTGGGGCCCGGTACAATGACTGGTCTGATGACGATGATGACAGCAGTGAGAACAAGGGTATAGTGTGGTACCCACCTTGGGCCCGGATTGGGACTGAGGCCGGAACCAGAGCACGGGCCAGAGCAAGGGCCAGAGCTACCCGGGCTCGCAGGGCTGTTCAGAAACGGGCTTCCCCCAATTCAGACGATACTATTTTGTCCCCTCAGGAGCTGCAGAAAGTTCTTTGCTTGGTGGAGATGTCTGAAAAACCTTATATTCTTGAAGCAGCTTTAATTGCTCTGGGTAACAATGCTGCTTATGCATTTAACAGAGATATTATTCGTGATCTGGGTGGTCTCCCAATTGTAGCAAAGATTCTCAACACTCGGGATCCCATAGTTAAGGAAAAGGCTTTAATTGTCCTGAATAACTTGAGTGTGAATGCTGAAAATCAGCGCAGGCTTAAGATATACATGAATCAAGTGTGTGATGACACAATCACTTCTCGCTTGAACTCATCGGTGCAGCTGGCTGGACTAAGATTGCTTACAAATATGACTGTTACTAATGAATATCAGCACATGCTTGCTAATTCCATTTCAGACTTTTTTCGTTTATTTTCAGCGGGAAACGAAGAAACCAAATTTCaggttttgaaactccttttgaATTTGGCTGAAAATCCAGCCATGGCTAGAGAACTGCTCAGGGCCCAAGTGCCATCTTCACTTGGTTCCCTCTTTAACAAGAAGGAGAACAAAGAGGTTATTCTTAAACTTCTGGTCATATTTGAGAACATAAATGAcaattttaaatgggaagaaaatgaacCTACTCAGAATGCATTCAGCGAAGgttcactgtttttctttctaaaagaatTTCAAGTGTGTGCTGACAAGATTCTGGGGATAGAAAGTCACCATGATTTTTTGGTGAAAGTAAAGGTTGGAAAATTCATGGCCAAACTAGCTGAGCATATGTTCCCAAAGACCCAGGAATAA